From Amycolatopsis sp. YIM 10, the proteins below share one genomic window:
- the hpaE gene encoding 5-carboxymethyl-2-hydroxymuconate semialdehyde dehydrogenase, with the protein MAKHHVPDDLPSKIQHYIGGELVDSVSGKTFDVLDPVSNRTYVTAAAGQAEDVDRAVAAARRAFTDGPWPGLLPRARARVLNKIADAVEAQDRRLAELETFDTGLPITQALGQAQRAAENFRFFADLIVAQADDTYRVPGRQVNYVHRKPIGVAGLITPWNTPFMLESWKLAPALASGCTVVLKPAEFTPLSASLWAGIFRDAGLPDGVFNLVNGFGEEAGDALVKHPDVPLISFTGETTTGQLIYRNCAASLKGMSMELGGKSPAVVFADADLDAAIDSTLFGVFSLNGERCTAGSRILVERAIYDEFCQRYAERARNIVVGDPYDPATEVGALVHPEHYEKVMSYVELGKTEGRLLAGGGRPSALDTGNYVAPTVFADVPPTARIFQEEIFGPVVALTPFDSDAEALSLANNVKYGLAAYLWTSDLTRAHTFAQSVEAGMVWLNSHNVRDLRTPFGGVKASGLGHEGGYRSIDFYTDQQAIHVSLGEVHTARFGTVGKGQS; encoded by the coding sequence ATGGCGAAGCACCACGTTCCGGACGACCTGCCGTCGAAGATCCAGCACTACATCGGCGGCGAACTGGTGGACAGCGTCTCCGGCAAGACCTTCGACGTGCTCGACCCGGTGTCGAACCGGACCTACGTGACCGCGGCCGCCGGTCAGGCCGAGGACGTCGACCGGGCGGTCGCCGCCGCGCGCCGGGCGTTCACCGACGGCCCGTGGCCGGGCCTGCTGCCGCGGGCGCGGGCCCGGGTGCTGAACAAGATCGCCGACGCGGTCGAGGCACAGGACCGGCGGCTGGCGGAGTTGGAAACCTTCGACACCGGCCTGCCGATCACCCAGGCGCTGGGCCAGGCACAGCGCGCGGCGGAGAACTTCCGCTTCTTCGCCGACCTCATCGTGGCGCAGGCCGACGACACCTACCGCGTGCCGGGGCGGCAGGTGAACTACGTGCACCGCAAGCCGATCGGGGTGGCCGGGCTGATCACCCCGTGGAACACGCCGTTCATGCTGGAGAGCTGGAAACTGGCGCCCGCGCTGGCTTCCGGCTGCACGGTGGTGCTCAAGCCCGCCGAGTTCACCCCGCTCTCGGCCAGCCTGTGGGCCGGGATCTTCCGCGACGCCGGCCTGCCGGACGGCGTGTTCAACCTGGTCAACGGGTTCGGTGAGGAAGCGGGCGACGCGCTGGTCAAGCACCCGGACGTGCCGCTGATCTCGTTCACCGGCGAGACCACCACGGGGCAGCTGATCTACCGCAACTGCGCCGCCTCGCTCAAGGGCATGTCGATGGAGCTGGGTGGCAAGTCACCCGCGGTGGTGTTCGCCGACGCCGATCTGGACGCGGCCATCGACTCCACCCTGTTCGGTGTGTTCTCGCTGAACGGTGAGCGCTGCACGGCGGGCAGCCGGATCCTCGTCGAGCGCGCGATCTACGACGAGTTCTGCCAGCGGTACGCCGAACGGGCGCGGAACATCGTCGTCGGCGACCCGTACGACCCGGCCACCGAGGTCGGCGCGCTGGTGCACCCGGAGCACTACGAGAAGGTGATGAGCTACGTCGAACTGGGCAAAACCGAGGGCAGGCTGCTGGCCGGCGGTGGTCGTCCATCCGCTTTGGACACCGGGAACTACGTGGCGCCCACGGTGTTCGCCGACGTGCCGCCGACCGCGCGGATCTTCCAGGAGGAGATCTTCGGACCGGTGGTCGCGCTCACCCCGTTCGACTCCGACGCCGAGGCGCTTTCACTGGCCAACAACGTGAAGTACGGCCTGGCCGCCTACCTCTGGACCTCGGACCTCACCAGGGCGCACACGTTTGCGCAGTCGGTGGAGGCCGGCATGGTCTGGCTCAACTCGCACAACGTCCGCGACCTGCGGACCCCGTTCGGCGGGGTCAAGGCCTCCGGCCTCGGCCACGAGGGCGGTTACCGCTCGATCGACTTCTACACCGATCAGCAGGCGATCCACGTCTCGCTCGGCGAGGTGCACACCGCCCGCTTCGGCACCGTCGGAAAGGGACAGTCATGA
- a CDS encoding methyltransferase, producing the protein MTEAQPRELMRLVFGGMAAQVIGTLTRLEIADAIGDGGATSAELGAAHDIPAQQMHRLLRAAAGLGLLAEHEGGRFDLTPQGALLRKDAPVSLHAFARMFTDPIMLGAWPRLEQSLRTGKTSFEDVYGASFFDHLAKVPEMSALFNASMSQATSGVAATLPAAYDFGKFTTLADIGGGDGTLLSAVLKANPDLRGLLFDSEAGAAQAPETLGELTRRCEIRTGDFFESVPAGADAYLLKSILHDWSDEQCAVILGHCRKVLPENGRVLIVEPVLPELVPADGPGGVYLSDLNMLVNVGGRERTRTDFENLCESAGLRVTDVIRLPPQTGFSVIEAVTPADRA; encoded by the coding sequence ATGACGGAAGCCCAGCCGCGCGAACTGATGCGCCTGGTGTTCGGCGGGATGGCGGCACAGGTGATCGGCACCCTCACCCGGCTCGAGATCGCCGACGCGATCGGGGACGGCGGCGCGACGTCGGCCGAACTCGGCGCCGCCCATGACATTCCGGCCCAGCAGATGCATCGGTTGCTCCGCGCCGCCGCCGGGCTGGGGTTGCTGGCCGAGCACGAGGGCGGGCGGTTCGACCTGACGCCGCAGGGCGCGCTGTTGCGCAAGGACGCGCCGGTTTCCCTGCACGCCTTCGCCCGGATGTTCACCGACCCGATCATGCTCGGTGCCTGGCCGAGGCTGGAGCAGAGCCTGCGCACCGGCAAAACCTCGTTCGAAGACGTGTACGGCGCGAGCTTCTTCGACCACCTGGCGAAGGTGCCCGAGATGTCGGCCTTGTTCAACGCGTCGATGAGCCAGGCGACCAGCGGGGTGGCGGCCACTCTGCCCGCCGCCTACGACTTCGGCAAGTTCACCACCCTGGCCGACATCGGCGGCGGCGACGGCACCCTGCTTTCCGCTGTGCTCAAAGCGAATCCGGACCTCCGTGGCCTGCTCTTCGACAGCGAGGCGGGCGCCGCGCAGGCGCCGGAAACCCTCGGCGAACTGACCCGGCGGTGCGAGATCCGCACCGGCGACTTCTTCGAATCGGTACCCGCCGGAGCGGATGCCTACCTGCTCAAGAGCATTCTCCACGACTGGAGCGACGAGCAGTGCGCGGTCATTCTCGGGCACTGCCGGAAGGTGCTGCCCGAGAACGGCCGCGTGCTCATCGTCGAGCCGGTGCTGCCGGAGCTGGTCCCGGCCGACGGGCCGGGCGGCGTCTACCTCAGCGACCTCAACATGCTGGTCAACGTCGGCGGCCGCGAGCGCACCCGCACCGACTTCGAGAACCTGTGCGAGAGCGCCGGTCTGCGCGTCACCGACGTGATCAGGCTGCCGCCGCAGACCGGGTTCAGCGTGATCGAAGCCGTCACACCTGCTGACCGAGCTTGA
- the hpaD gene encoding 3,4-dihydroxyphenylacetate 2,3-dioxygenase encodes MTTTPPDVLRCAYTELVVTDLAASRAFYVDVLGLLVTHEDTEAIYLRAFEEYLHHSLVLRQGPVPAVAVLAYRVRAEADLALAEAYYRELGVRVERRPAGATRGIGEAVRVQDPLGFPVEFFHHAEHTERFTQRYDVHGAGALSRLDHFNVATPDVPAAREYYEGLGFRVSEDIKDNEGTVYAAWLFRKPTVHDVALTGGDGPRLHHLAFATHERAQILHLCDHLGALRKPEMIERGPGRHGVSNAFYLYLRDPDGHRIEIYTHDYYTGDPDNPVISWDVHDNQRRDWWGNPVVPSWYAEASAVLDLDGVPQPLTARAEARESDVTIGADGFSHTASREGFKLGQQV; translated from the coding sequence ATGACCACCACCCCGCCGGACGTGCTCCGCTGCGCCTACACCGAGCTCGTGGTCACCGACCTGGCCGCCTCGCGCGCGTTCTACGTGGACGTGCTCGGCCTGCTGGTCACCCACGAGGACACCGAGGCGATCTACCTGCGTGCCTTCGAGGAGTACCTGCACCATTCGCTGGTCCTGCGCCAAGGTCCGGTGCCCGCGGTGGCCGTGCTCGCCTACCGGGTGCGCGCCGAAGCGGATCTCGCGCTCGCCGAGGCGTACTACCGGGAGCTGGGCGTGCGCGTGGAGCGGCGCCCGGCCGGGGCGACACGCGGCATCGGCGAGGCGGTGCGGGTGCAGGACCCGCTCGGCTTCCCGGTGGAGTTCTTCCACCACGCCGAGCACACCGAGCGGTTCACCCAGCGCTACGACGTGCACGGTGCGGGCGCACTGTCCAGATTGGACCACTTCAACGTCGCCACTCCGGACGTGCCCGCCGCGCGCGAGTACTACGAAGGGCTCGGGTTCCGGGTGTCCGAGGACATCAAGGACAACGAGGGCACGGTCTACGCGGCCTGGCTGTTCCGGAAGCCGACCGTGCACGACGTGGCGCTGACCGGCGGCGACGGGCCACGCCTGCACCACCTCGCCTTCGCCACCCACGAGCGCGCCCAGATCCTGCACCTCTGCGACCACCTCGGCGCGCTGCGCAAGCCGGAGATGATCGAGCGCGGTCCCGGCCGTCACGGCGTCTCGAACGCGTTCTACCTGTACCTTCGGGATCCGGACGGGCACCGCATCGAGATCTACACGCACGACTACTACACCGGCGACCCGGACAACCCGGTGATCAGCTGGGACGTGCACGACAACCAGCGGCGCGACTGGTGGGGCAATCCGGTGGTGCCGAGCTGGTACGCCGAGGCGTCGGCCGTGCTGGACCTCGACGGCGTCCCGCAGCCGCTGACCGCCCGCGCCGAGGCCCGTGAGTCGGACGTGACGATCGGCGCGGACGGTTTCTCCCACACGGCTTCGCGGGAGGGGTTCAAGCTCGGTCAGCAGGTGTGA
- a CDS encoding fumarylacetoacetate hydrolase family protein, which produces MTSTDPGISRPGKIIALHLNYPSRAAQRGRGPAQPSYFLKPPTSVAAGGAPLPRPAGTELLAFEGEIALVIGEVARHVSPENGWSFVSGVTAANDFGLYDLRYADRGSNLRSKGGDGFTPLGPAVLPADAVDPAALRVRTWVNGELAQEDTTADLLFDFGRLVADLSQLITLEPGDVILTGTPAGASVVVPGDVVEVEVDGSGLSTGRLVTPITEGTVHFGSFGARPRVDAKQRAEAYGEPGFVLTEELKAKLTSVGTATLSAQLRKRGYNDVSIDGVTSTRPGAKLVGRAKTLRYIPFREDLFRAHGGGYNAQKRAFDALGPGDVLVMEARGETGTGTVGDILALRAQVRGAAGIVTDGGVRDVAAVAALDIPTYHSGAHPAVLGRRHVPWDTDLTIACGGASVQPGDVIVGDDDGVLVIPPPLAEEVADAAIEQERQETFIAEQVAAGECVDGLYPMNDEWQGRYAAWLATR; this is translated from the coding sequence ATGACCAGCACCGATCCCGGCATTTCCCGGCCGGGCAAGATCATCGCGCTGCACCTGAACTACCCGTCGCGGGCAGCGCAGCGCGGCCGCGGCCCGGCCCAGCCGTCGTACTTCCTCAAGCCGCCGACCTCGGTGGCTGCCGGCGGGGCACCGCTCCCCCGGCCCGCCGGGACCGAACTGCTGGCTTTCGAGGGCGAAATCGCGCTGGTCATCGGGGAAGTCGCGCGCCACGTCAGTCCGGAGAACGGCTGGTCGTTCGTGTCCGGGGTGACCGCGGCCAACGACTTCGGCCTGTACGACCTGCGGTACGCGGACAGGGGCTCCAACCTGCGGTCGAAGGGCGGCGACGGGTTCACCCCGCTCGGGCCCGCGGTGCTGCCCGCCGACGCCGTCGACCCGGCCGCACTGCGCGTGCGCACCTGGGTCAACGGTGAACTGGCGCAGGAGGACACCACCGCGGACCTGCTGTTCGACTTCGGCAGGCTGGTCGCGGACCTGTCGCAGCTGATCACCCTCGAACCCGGGGACGTCATCCTGACCGGCACGCCGGCGGGTGCCTCGGTGGTCGTGCCCGGCGATGTGGTGGAGGTCGAAGTCGATGGTTCCGGCCTGTCGACCGGCAGGCTGGTCACCCCGATCACCGAGGGCACTGTCCACTTCGGATCGTTCGGCGCCCGGCCCAGAGTGGACGCGAAGCAACGTGCGGAAGCGTACGGAGAGCCCGGTTTTGTGCTCACCGAGGAACTCAAGGCAAAACTGACCAGCGTGGGCACGGCTACGCTGTCGGCCCAGTTGCGCAAGCGCGGTTACAACGACGTGTCCATCGACGGCGTCACCTCGACACGGCCCGGCGCGAAGCTGGTCGGGCGGGCGAAGACGTTGCGCTACATACCTTTCCGCGAGGATCTGTTCCGCGCGCACGGTGGCGGGTACAACGCGCAGAAACGCGCCTTCGACGCGCTCGGGCCGGGTGACGTGCTGGTGATGGAGGCACGTGGCGAGACCGGAACCGGCACGGTCGGCGACATTCTCGCCCTGCGCGCCCAGGTCCGCGGCGCGGCGGGCATCGTCACCGACGGCGGTGTGCGGGACGTGGCCGCGGTGGCCGCGCTCGACATCCCGACCTACCACTCCGGCGCGCATCCCGCGGTGCTCGGCAGGCGCCACGTGCCGTGGGACACCGACCTCACGATCGCCTGCGGCGGCGCGTCGGTGCAGCCCGGCGATGTGATCGTCGGCGACGACGACGGCGTCCTGGTCATCCCGCCGCCACTGGCCGAAGAGGTCGCCGACGCGGCGATCGAGCAGGAGCGGCAGGAAACCTTCATCGCGGAACAGGTCGCCGCCGGGGAATGCGTGGACGGGCTGTACCCGATGAACGACGAGTGGCAGGGGAGGTACGCCGCATGGCTGGCGACGCGATGA
- a CDS encoding GntR family transcriptional regulator: MAGDAMNSANATTMSKSQIAYHWIKARISDGTFSPGYRLVLGQLAQELGVSPVPIREAIRLLEAEGLVTFERNVGAQVAMVDESEYQHTMQTLALVEGYAAALAAPTLTTEALARAKELNEELTACLADFQPSRFTALNREFHTVLFGTCPNPQVLELVNRGWNRLSGLRTSTFSFVPGRAHESVAEHNRILELLDRGAPAAEIETAVREHRLATLGAFMAYQAGRH; encoded by the coding sequence ATGGCTGGCGACGCGATGAACTCGGCAAACGCGACGACCATGAGCAAGTCGCAGATCGCCTACCACTGGATCAAGGCACGCATCAGCGACGGCACCTTCTCCCCCGGCTACCGCCTGGTGCTCGGCCAGCTCGCGCAGGAACTCGGGGTCAGCCCGGTGCCCATCCGCGAGGCGATCCGGCTGCTCGAAGCCGAAGGCCTGGTGACCTTCGAACGCAACGTCGGCGCGCAGGTGGCGATGGTCGACGAGAGCGAGTACCAGCACACGATGCAAACGCTCGCGCTGGTCGAGGGCTACGCCGCCGCACTCGCCGCGCCGACCCTGACCACCGAGGCGCTGGCCAGGGCGAAGGAACTGAACGAGGAGCTGACCGCCTGCCTGGCGGACTTCCAGCCGTCCCGGTTCACCGCGCTGAACCGCGAGTTCCACACCGTGCTGTTCGGCACCTGCCCCAATCCGCAGGTGCTCGAACTGGTCAACCGCGGCTGGAACCGGCTCAGCGGGCTGCGCACCTCGACCTTCAGCTTCGTGCCCGGCCGTGCCCACGAATCGGTGGCCGAGCACAACAGGATCCTCGAGCTGCTCGACCGCGGCGCGCCCGCGGCGGAGATCGAAACGGCCGTGCGCGAGCACCGGCTGGCCACCCTGGGCGCGTTCATGGCGTACCAGGCGGGCCGCCACTGA
- the dapA gene encoding 4-hydroxy-tetrahydrodipicolinate synthase, with product MRFRSDPQAIRGSIAPLMTPFTADGALDHEGLASLVRWQLAAGSHGISIGGSTGEPGAQTVAERAEAIRTVIGAVADRVPVVPGTGSAKLDETLELTAAAHEAGADAALIITPYYARPTQEALYTWYRTVAREFPDLPIVAYNVPSRTSVDIAPETVARLFREVDNFVGVKETTKDFEHFSRVLHLCGPELLVWSGIELLCLPLLALGGAGSVSATANLAPAACAEMYEAWQAGDFDRAREIHYGLHPLVDLLFVETNPAPGKWVLEHRGLIGSGYVRPPLITPTEPGIARIKDLLAQGESYLTAVEGE from the coding sequence ATGCGATTCCGCTCGGATCCGCAGGCCATCAGGGGCTCCATCGCGCCGCTGATGACCCCGTTCACCGCCGACGGCGCCCTCGACCACGAAGGGCTGGCGAGCCTGGTGCGCTGGCAGCTCGCGGCGGGCTCGCACGGGATCTCGATCGGCGGTTCCACCGGGGAGCCCGGCGCGCAGACCGTGGCCGAGCGCGCCGAGGCCATCCGCACGGTGATCGGTGCGGTCGCCGACCGGGTGCCGGTGGTGCCCGGCACCGGCTCGGCGAAGCTCGACGAAACCCTCGAACTCACCGCCGCCGCGCACGAAGCGGGCGCCGACGCCGCGCTGATCATCACCCCGTACTACGCGCGGCCCACCCAGGAAGCGCTCTACACCTGGTACCGCACGGTCGCGCGCGAGTTCCCGGACCTGCCGATCGTCGCCTACAACGTGCCGAGCCGGACGTCGGTGGACATCGCACCGGAGACGGTGGCACGGCTCTTCCGCGAGGTGGACAACTTCGTCGGCGTCAAGGAGACCACAAAGGACTTCGAGCACTTCTCCCGCGTACTGCACCTGTGCGGGCCGGAACTGCTGGTGTGGTCCGGGATCGAACTGCTGTGCCTGCCGCTGCTCGCCCTCGGCGGCGCCGGTTCTGTCAGTGCCACGGCCAATCTCGCGCCCGCCGCGTGCGCGGAGATGTACGAGGCGTGGCAGGCGGGCGACTTCGACCGCGCCAGGGAAATCCACTACGGCCTGCACCCGCTGGTCGACCTGCTGTTCGTGGAGACCAATCCGGCGCCGGGCAAGTGGGTGCTCGAACACCGCGGGCTGATCGGCTCCGGTTACGTGCGCCCGCCGCTGATCACCCCGACCGAACCCGGGATCGCCCGGATCAAGGACCTGCTGGCGCAGGGCGAAAGCTATCTCACCGCGGTGGAGGGCGAGTAG